A single window of Athene noctua chromosome 1, bAthNoc1.hap1.1, whole genome shotgun sequence DNA harbors:
- the TRIM3 gene encoding tripartite motif-containing protein 3 isoform X1, with amino-acid sequence MARREPSASPVVRQIDKQFLVCSICLDRYRNPKVLPCLHTFCERCLQNYIPPQSLTLSCPVCRQTSILPERGVAALQNNFFITNLMEVLQRDPDSCGPHPGHGLDPVSAVTGQPLSCPNHEGKVMEFYCEPCETAMCRECTEGEHREHVTVPLRDVVEQHKAALQQQLDAVRSRLPQLAAAVGLVSEISQQLAERKDQAVSEIGGTFEELEAALRQRRGVLVRDLEATCGAKQKVLQAQLDALRQGQESILSSCAFTEQALHHGTAPEVLLVRKQMSERLSELASRPFPEHPHENAQLDYVVETEGVRKSILNLGVLITTSATAHETVATGEGLRHAVVGQPSSLSVTTKDKDGELVRSGSASLRFQVTAPDGAAAEAEVQDNKNGTYELLYTPRAEGDFLLSILLYGQPIRGSPFRVRAVKASDVPPSPDDVKRRVKSPSGGHIRQKAVRRPSSMYSSGKKKENPIEDELIFRVGSRGREKGEFTNLQGISTSSAGRIVVADSNNQCVQVFSNEGQFRLRFGVRGRSPGQLQRPTGVTVDMNGDIIIADYDNRWVSIFSPEGKFKTKIGAGRLMGPKGVAVDRNGHIIVVDNKACCVFIFQPNGKLVTKFGSRGTAERQFAGPHFVAVNNKNEIVVTDFHNHSVKVYNADGEFLFKFGSHGEGNGQFNAPTGVAVDANGNIIVADWGNSRIQVFDSAGSFLSYINTAADPLYGPQGLALTSDGHVVVADSGNHCFKAYRYLQ; translated from the exons ATGGCCCGGCGGGagcccagcgccagccccgtgGTGCGACAGATCGACAAACAGTTCCTGGTCTGCAGCATCTGCCTGGACCGGTACCGCAACCCCAaggtgctgccctgcctgcacacctTCTGCGAGAG GTGTCTCCAGAACTATATCCCGCCCCAGAGCCTGACCCTGTCCTGCCCCGTGTGCCGCCAGACCTCCATCCTGCCCGAGCGCGGCGTCGCCGCCCTCCAGAACAACTTCTTCATCACCAACCTGATGGAGGTGCTGCAGCGCGACCCCGACAGCTGCGGCCCCCACCCCGGCCACGGCCTCGACCCCGTCAGCGCCGTCACCgggcagcccctctcctgccccaacCATGAGGGCAAG GTGATGGAGTTCTACTGCGAGCCCTGCGAGACGGCGATGTGCCGCGAGTGCACCGAGGGGGAGCACCGGGAGCACGTCACCGTGCCGCTGCGCGACGTGGTGGAGCAGCACAAGGcggccctgcagcagcagctggacgCCGTCAGGAGCAG GCTCCCGCAGCTGGCGGCGGCCGTGGGGCTGGTGTCGGAGATCAGCCAGCAGCTGGCGGAGCGCAAGGACCAGGCGGTGTCCGAGATCGGCGGCACCTTCGAGGAGCTGGAGGCGGCGctgcggcagcgccggggggTGCTGGTGCGCGACCTGGAGGCCACCTGCGGGGCCAAGCAGAAG GTGCTGCAGGCGCAGCTGGACGCGCTGCGCCAGGGCCAGGAGAGCATCCTGAGCAGCTGCGCCTTCACGGAGCAGGCGCTGCACCACGGCACCGCGCCCGAGGTGCTGCTGGTGCGGAAGCAGATGAGCGAGCGGCTGAGCGAGCTGGCCAGCCGGCCCTTCCCCGAGCACCCCCACGAGAACGCCCAGCTCGACTACGTGGTGGAGACCGAGGGCGTCCGCAAGTCCATCCTCAACCTGGGCGTGCTGATCACCACCAGCGCCACGGCCCACGAGACGGTGGCCACGGGCGAGGGGCTGCGGCACGCCGTGGTGGGGCAGCCCTCCTCGCTCAGCGTCACCACCAAGGACAAGGACGGCGAGCTGGTGCGCAGCGGCAGCGCCAGCCTCCGCTTCCAGGTGACGGCGCCCGACGGCGCCGCGGCCGAGGCCGAGGTGCAGGACAACAAGAACGGCACCTACGAGCTGCTCTACACCCCCCGCGCCGAGGGCGACTTCCTGCTCTCCATCCTGCTCTACGGGCAGCCCATCCGCGGCAGCCCCTTCCGCGTCCGCGCCGTCAAGGCCTCCGACGTGCCCCCGTCCCCCGACGACGTCAAGCGCCGCGTCAAGTCTCCGAGCGGGGGCCACATCCGGCAGAAGGCCGTGCGCCGCCCCTCCAGCATGTACAGCAGCGGCAAGAAGAAGGAGAACCCCATCGAGGACGAGCTCATCTTCCGCGTgg GGAGCCGTGGCCGGGAGAAGGGCGAGTTCACCAACCTCCAGGGCATCTCCACCTCCAGCGCCGGCCGCATCGTGGTGGCCGACAGCAATAACCAGTGCGTGCAG GTGTTTTCCAACGAGGGGCAGTTCCGGCTGCGGTTCGGGGTGCGGGGCCGCTCCCCCGGGCAGCTCCAGCGCCCGACCGGCGTCACCGTGGACATGAACGGGGACATCATCATCGCCGACTACGACAACCGCTGGGTCAGCATCTTCTCCCCCGAGGGCAAGTTCAAG ACCAAgatcggggccgggcggctgatGGGCCCCAAGGGCGTCGCCGTGGACCGCAACGGCCACATCATCGTGGTGGACAACAAGGCCTGCTGCGTCTTCATCTTCCAGCCCAACGGCAAGCTCGTCACCAAGTTCGGGAGCCGCGGCACGGCCGAGCGGCAGTTTGCGG gtcCCCACTTTGTCGCCGTCAACAACAAGAACGAGATCGTGGTCACCGACTTCCACAACCACTCGGTGAAG GTGTACAACGCGGACGGCGAGTTCCTCTTCAAGTTCGGGTCCCACGGGGAGGGCAACGGGCAGTTCAACGCCCCCACCGGGGTGGCCGTGGACGCCAACGGCAACATCATCGTGGCCGACTGGGGCAACAGCCGCATCCAG GTGTTCGACAGCGCCGGCTCCTTCCTGTCCTACATCAACACAGCGGCCGACCCCCTGTACGGGCCGCAGGGGCTGGCGCTCACCTCCGACGGGCACGTGGTGGTGGCCGACTCGGGCAACCATTGCTTCAAGGCCTATCGCTACCTGCAGTag
- the TRIM3 gene encoding tripartite motif-containing protein 3 isoform X2 has protein sequence MEVLQRDPDSCGPHPGHGLDPVSAVTGQPLSCPNHEGKVMEFYCEPCETAMCRECTEGEHREHVTVPLRDVVEQHKAALQQQLDAVRSRLPQLAAAVGLVSEISQQLAERKDQAVSEIGGTFEELEAALRQRRGVLVRDLEATCGAKQKVLQAQLDALRQGQESILSSCAFTEQALHHGTAPEVLLVRKQMSERLSELASRPFPEHPHENAQLDYVVETEGVRKSILNLGVLITTSATAHETVATGEGLRHAVVGQPSSLSVTTKDKDGELVRSGSASLRFQVTAPDGAAAEAEVQDNKNGTYELLYTPRAEGDFLLSILLYGQPIRGSPFRVRAVKASDVPPSPDDVKRRVKSPSGGHIRQKAVRRPSSMYSSGKKKENPIEDELIFRVGSRGREKGEFTNLQGISTSSAGRIVVADSNNQCVQVFSNEGQFRLRFGVRGRSPGQLQRPTGVTVDMNGDIIIADYDNRWVSIFSPEGKFKTKIGAGRLMGPKGVAVDRNGHIIVVDNKACCVFIFQPNGKLVTKFGSRGTAERQFAGPHFVAVNNKNEIVVTDFHNHSVKVYNADGEFLFKFGSHGEGNGQFNAPTGVAVDANGNIIVADWGNSRIQVFDSAGSFLSYINTAADPLYGPQGLALTSDGHVVVADSGNHCFKAYRYLQ, from the exons ATGGAGGTGCTGCAGCGCGACCCCGACAGCTGCGGCCCCCACCCCGGCCACGGCCTCGACCCCGTCAGCGCCGTCACCgggcagcccctctcctgccccaacCATGAGGGCAAG GTGATGGAGTTCTACTGCGAGCCCTGCGAGACGGCGATGTGCCGCGAGTGCACCGAGGGGGAGCACCGGGAGCACGTCACCGTGCCGCTGCGCGACGTGGTGGAGCAGCACAAGGcggccctgcagcagcagctggacgCCGTCAGGAGCAG GCTCCCGCAGCTGGCGGCGGCCGTGGGGCTGGTGTCGGAGATCAGCCAGCAGCTGGCGGAGCGCAAGGACCAGGCGGTGTCCGAGATCGGCGGCACCTTCGAGGAGCTGGAGGCGGCGctgcggcagcgccggggggTGCTGGTGCGCGACCTGGAGGCCACCTGCGGGGCCAAGCAGAAG GTGCTGCAGGCGCAGCTGGACGCGCTGCGCCAGGGCCAGGAGAGCATCCTGAGCAGCTGCGCCTTCACGGAGCAGGCGCTGCACCACGGCACCGCGCCCGAGGTGCTGCTGGTGCGGAAGCAGATGAGCGAGCGGCTGAGCGAGCTGGCCAGCCGGCCCTTCCCCGAGCACCCCCACGAGAACGCCCAGCTCGACTACGTGGTGGAGACCGAGGGCGTCCGCAAGTCCATCCTCAACCTGGGCGTGCTGATCACCACCAGCGCCACGGCCCACGAGACGGTGGCCACGGGCGAGGGGCTGCGGCACGCCGTGGTGGGGCAGCCCTCCTCGCTCAGCGTCACCACCAAGGACAAGGACGGCGAGCTGGTGCGCAGCGGCAGCGCCAGCCTCCGCTTCCAGGTGACGGCGCCCGACGGCGCCGCGGCCGAGGCCGAGGTGCAGGACAACAAGAACGGCACCTACGAGCTGCTCTACACCCCCCGCGCCGAGGGCGACTTCCTGCTCTCCATCCTGCTCTACGGGCAGCCCATCCGCGGCAGCCCCTTCCGCGTCCGCGCCGTCAAGGCCTCCGACGTGCCCCCGTCCCCCGACGACGTCAAGCGCCGCGTCAAGTCTCCGAGCGGGGGCCACATCCGGCAGAAGGCCGTGCGCCGCCCCTCCAGCATGTACAGCAGCGGCAAGAAGAAGGAGAACCCCATCGAGGACGAGCTCATCTTCCGCGTgg GGAGCCGTGGCCGGGAGAAGGGCGAGTTCACCAACCTCCAGGGCATCTCCACCTCCAGCGCCGGCCGCATCGTGGTGGCCGACAGCAATAACCAGTGCGTGCAG GTGTTTTCCAACGAGGGGCAGTTCCGGCTGCGGTTCGGGGTGCGGGGCCGCTCCCCCGGGCAGCTCCAGCGCCCGACCGGCGTCACCGTGGACATGAACGGGGACATCATCATCGCCGACTACGACAACCGCTGGGTCAGCATCTTCTCCCCCGAGGGCAAGTTCAAG ACCAAgatcggggccgggcggctgatGGGCCCCAAGGGCGTCGCCGTGGACCGCAACGGCCACATCATCGTGGTGGACAACAAGGCCTGCTGCGTCTTCATCTTCCAGCCCAACGGCAAGCTCGTCACCAAGTTCGGGAGCCGCGGCACGGCCGAGCGGCAGTTTGCGG gtcCCCACTTTGTCGCCGTCAACAACAAGAACGAGATCGTGGTCACCGACTTCCACAACCACTCGGTGAAG GTGTACAACGCGGACGGCGAGTTCCTCTTCAAGTTCGGGTCCCACGGGGAGGGCAACGGGCAGTTCAACGCCCCCACCGGGGTGGCCGTGGACGCCAACGGCAACATCATCGTGGCCGACTGGGGCAACAGCCGCATCCAG GTGTTCGACAGCGCCGGCTCCTTCCTGTCCTACATCAACACAGCGGCCGACCCCCTGTACGGGCCGCAGGGGCTGGCGCTCACCTCCGACGGGCACGTGGTGGTGGCCGACTCGGGCAACCATTGCTTCAAGGCCTATCGCTACCTGCAGTag
- the ARFIP2 gene encoding arfaptin-2 isoform X2, which translates to MSDGILSKAATMEIPISTNGDAGSLPEDDGLEQDLQQVMVSGPDLNETSIVSGGYGGTAEGIIPTGAIKGSLVQLHPPRGASVCPSASAASRMAARAAASAGSGLHQPHPSPAGGEEVVRSIAVEKFDVVKKWGINTYKCTKQLILERFGRGSRTVDLELETQIELLRETKRKYQCVLQLARALTTHLYSLVQTQHALGDTFADLSQKSPELQEEFGYNAETQKLLCKNGETLLGAVNFFVFSINTLVNKTMEDTLMTVKQYETARLEYDAYRTDLEELSMGPRDASTLCHLDAAQSQFQSHKDKYEKLRADVAIKLKFLEENKIKVMHKQLLLFHNAVSAYFAGNQQQLEQTLRQFNIKLKPPGAEKPSWLEEQ; encoded by the exons ATGTCGGACGGGATCCTGAGCAAGGCCGCCACCATGGAGATCCCCATCAGCACTAACGGAGACGCGGGCAGCCTGCCCGAGGACGACGGCCTGGAGCAG GACCTGCAGCAGGTGATGGTGTCGGGGCCCGACCTCAACGAGACCAGCATCGTCTCCGGCGGCTACGGGGGCACAGCCGAGGGCATCATCCCCACCGGTGCCATCAAAG GCTCTCTTGTCCAACTTCACCCACCCCGAGGAGCGTCCGTCTGTCCCAGCGCCTCTGCCGCCAGCAGGATGGCCGCCCGGGCCGCTGCCTCAGCAG GCTCGGGGCTGCAccagccccaccccagccccgctgGCGGGGAGGAGGTCGTCCGCAGCATCGCTGTGGAGAAGTTTGACGTCGTCAAGAAATGGGGCATCAACACGTACAAG tgCACCAAGCAGCTGATCTTGGAGCGGTTCGGGCGCGGGTCCCGCACCGTGGACCTGGAGCTGGAGACGCAGATCGAGCTGCTGCGGGAGACGAAGCGCAAGTACCAGTGTGTGCTGCAGCTGGCGCGGGCGCTCACCACCCACCTCTACAGCCTGGTGCAGACCCAGCACGCCCTGGGCGACACCTTCGCCGACCTCAGCCAGAAATCCCCCGAGCTGCAG GAGGAGTTCGGTTACAATGCGGAAACGCAGAAGCTGCTCTGCAAGAACGGAGAAACGCTCCTGGGGGCCGTCAACTTCTTCGTGTTCAGCATCAACACGCTGGTGAACAAGACGATGGAGGACACGCTGATGACGGTCAAGCAGTACGAGACGGCCAG GCTGGAGTACGACGCGTACCGCACGGACCTGGAGGAGCTGAGCATGGGCCCCCGCGACGCCAGCACCCTCTGCCACCTGGACGCGGCCCAGAGCCAGTTCCAGAGCCACAAGGACAAGTACGAGAAGCTGCGGGCGGACGTGGCCATCAAGCTCAAGTTCTTGGAGGAGAACaag atCAAGGTGATGCACAAGCAGCTGCTGCTCTTCCACAACGCCGTCTCCGCCTACTTCGCCGGgaaccagcagcagctggagcagacGCTGCGGCAGTTCAACATCAAGCTCAAGCCCCCCGGCGCCGAGAAGCCCTCCTGGCTGGAGGAGCAGtga
- the ARFIP2 gene encoding arfaptin-2 isoform X1: MSDGILSKAATMEIPISTNGDAGSLPEDDGLEQDLQQVMVSGPDLNETSIVSGGYGGTAEGIIPTGAIKAPPFPGSLVQLHPPRGASVCPSASAASRMAARAAASAGSGLHQPHPSPAGGEEVVRSIAVEKFDVVKKWGINTYKCTKQLILERFGRGSRTVDLELETQIELLRETKRKYQCVLQLARALTTHLYSLVQTQHALGDTFADLSQKSPELQEEFGYNAETQKLLCKNGETLLGAVNFFVFSINTLVNKTMEDTLMTVKQYETARLEYDAYRTDLEELSMGPRDASTLCHLDAAQSQFQSHKDKYEKLRADVAIKLKFLEENKIKVMHKQLLLFHNAVSAYFAGNQQQLEQTLRQFNIKLKPPGAEKPSWLEEQ; encoded by the exons ATGTCGGACGGGATCCTGAGCAAGGCCGCCACCATGGAGATCCCCATCAGCACTAACGGAGACGCGGGCAGCCTGCCCGAGGACGACGGCCTGGAGCAG GACCTGCAGCAGGTGATGGTGTCGGGGCCCGACCTCAACGAGACCAGCATCGTCTCCGGCGGCTACGGGGGCACAGCCGAGGGCATCATCCCCACCGGTGCCATCAAAG CCCCTCCCTTTCCAGGCTCTCTTGTCCAACTTCACCCACCCCGAGGAGCGTCCGTCTGTCCCAGCGCCTCTGCCGCCAGCAGGATGGCCGCCCGGGCCGCTGCCTCAGCAG GCTCGGGGCTGCAccagccccaccccagccccgctgGCGGGGAGGAGGTCGTCCGCAGCATCGCTGTGGAGAAGTTTGACGTCGTCAAGAAATGGGGCATCAACACGTACAAG tgCACCAAGCAGCTGATCTTGGAGCGGTTCGGGCGCGGGTCCCGCACCGTGGACCTGGAGCTGGAGACGCAGATCGAGCTGCTGCGGGAGACGAAGCGCAAGTACCAGTGTGTGCTGCAGCTGGCGCGGGCGCTCACCACCCACCTCTACAGCCTGGTGCAGACCCAGCACGCCCTGGGCGACACCTTCGCCGACCTCAGCCAGAAATCCCCCGAGCTGCAG GAGGAGTTCGGTTACAATGCGGAAACGCAGAAGCTGCTCTGCAAGAACGGAGAAACGCTCCTGGGGGCCGTCAACTTCTTCGTGTTCAGCATCAACACGCTGGTGAACAAGACGATGGAGGACACGCTGATGACGGTCAAGCAGTACGAGACGGCCAG GCTGGAGTACGACGCGTACCGCACGGACCTGGAGGAGCTGAGCATGGGCCCCCGCGACGCCAGCACCCTCTGCCACCTGGACGCGGCCCAGAGCCAGTTCCAGAGCCACAAGGACAAGTACGAGAAGCTGCGGGCGGACGTGGCCATCAAGCTCAAGTTCTTGGAGGAGAACaag atCAAGGTGATGCACAAGCAGCTGCTGCTCTTCCACAACGCCGTCTCCGCCTACTTCGCCGGgaaccagcagcagctggagcagacGCTGCGGCAGTTCAACATCAAGCTCAAGCCCCCCGGCGCCGAGAAGCCCTCCTGGCTGGAGGAGCAGtga
- the ARFIP2 gene encoding arfaptin-2 isoform X3 — protein MSDGILSKAATMEIPISTNGDAGSLPEDDGLEQDLQQVMVSGPDLNETSIVSGGYGGTAEGIIPTGAIKGSGLHQPHPSPAGGEEVVRSIAVEKFDVVKKWGINTYKCTKQLILERFGRGSRTVDLELETQIELLRETKRKYQCVLQLARALTTHLYSLVQTQHALGDTFADLSQKSPELQEEFGYNAETQKLLCKNGETLLGAVNFFVFSINTLVNKTMEDTLMTVKQYETARLEYDAYRTDLEELSMGPRDASTLCHLDAAQSQFQSHKDKYEKLRADVAIKLKFLEENKIKVMHKQLLLFHNAVSAYFAGNQQQLEQTLRQFNIKLKPPGAEKPSWLEEQ, from the exons ATGTCGGACGGGATCCTGAGCAAGGCCGCCACCATGGAGATCCCCATCAGCACTAACGGAGACGCGGGCAGCCTGCCCGAGGACGACGGCCTGGAGCAG GACCTGCAGCAGGTGATGGTGTCGGGGCCCGACCTCAACGAGACCAGCATCGTCTCCGGCGGCTACGGGGGCACAGCCGAGGGCATCATCCCCACCGGTGCCATCAAAG GCTCGGGGCTGCAccagccccaccccagccccgctgGCGGGGAGGAGGTCGTCCGCAGCATCGCTGTGGAGAAGTTTGACGTCGTCAAGAAATGGGGCATCAACACGTACAAG tgCACCAAGCAGCTGATCTTGGAGCGGTTCGGGCGCGGGTCCCGCACCGTGGACCTGGAGCTGGAGACGCAGATCGAGCTGCTGCGGGAGACGAAGCGCAAGTACCAGTGTGTGCTGCAGCTGGCGCGGGCGCTCACCACCCACCTCTACAGCCTGGTGCAGACCCAGCACGCCCTGGGCGACACCTTCGCCGACCTCAGCCAGAAATCCCCCGAGCTGCAG GAGGAGTTCGGTTACAATGCGGAAACGCAGAAGCTGCTCTGCAAGAACGGAGAAACGCTCCTGGGGGCCGTCAACTTCTTCGTGTTCAGCATCAACACGCTGGTGAACAAGACGATGGAGGACACGCTGATGACGGTCAAGCAGTACGAGACGGCCAG GCTGGAGTACGACGCGTACCGCACGGACCTGGAGGAGCTGAGCATGGGCCCCCGCGACGCCAGCACCCTCTGCCACCTGGACGCGGCCCAGAGCCAGTTCCAGAGCCACAAGGACAAGTACGAGAAGCTGCGGGCGGACGTGGCCATCAAGCTCAAGTTCTTGGAGGAGAACaag atCAAGGTGATGCACAAGCAGCTGCTGCTCTTCCACAACGCCGTCTCCGCCTACTTCGCCGGgaaccagcagcagctggagcagacGCTGCGGCAGTTCAACATCAAGCTCAAGCCCCCCGGCGCCGAGAAGCCCTCCTGGCTGGAGGAGCAGtga
- the TIMM10B gene encoding mitochondrial import inner membrane translocase subunit Tim10 B, which translates to MEPAAEHQQQLRSLRDFLLVYNRMTELCFRHCVSNLNYRLLSGREESCLDGCAGKLLRANHRLVSAYVALMPVIVQRRGAAREGPGAPPDPPAPAGPSAVGAGT; encoded by the exons atgGAGCCGGCGGCcgagcaccagcagcagctccgcAGC CTGCGGGACTTCCTGCTGGTCTACAACCGCATGACCGAGCTCTGCTTCCGGCACTGCGTCTCCAACCTCAACTACCGGCTGCTCTCCGGGCGTGAG GAATCCTGCCTCGACGGCTGCGCCGGGAAGCTGCTCCGCGCCAACCACCGCCTGGTCAGCGCCTACGTGGCGCTGATGCCCGTCATCGTccagcgccgcggggccgcccgggaGGGGCCCGGGGCACCCCCAGACCcaccggcccccgccggcccctcgGCGGTGGGGGCGGGCACGTAG
- the RRP8 gene encoding ribosomal RNA-processing protein 8, which translates to MFAGEEKRKDRAGGPARARARPGPRGAPEGPGRPGPAAAGKRRLPADCAAETGRDGGPARKRPGQRGQADVPGAVSGQPSRRRSGRQRRSGQKDKQAKEPPADPGGQPGAGPASPALPGREAAPSGRSAALRARMEQRLLGARFRYINEQLYTCTSREAARLFQSDPDAFEVYHRGFAQQVGRWPENPVNRIVRYLRRRPASLVVADFGCGDCTLASSVRNKVHCFDLVPLSPLVTVCDMAKVPLAGESVDVAVFCLSLMGTNLQEILEEANRVLKPGGTLMVAEVASRFEDTRAFVSAMAQLGFKSVSKELKGFSSLDDLLHVKGITTRILELNSQRMTCRRRPSSEEAARVSPALPGDSKAPVPQVVAEEEEEDVSGPWEPERSGKGSPGSGPEADGSGGRGAREPLGSTVCGEQEEEEEEEEEEGSCYSEEGEDGSNVYFYYTIGERWIDYLQRTEDGGLLRHVRPKMKRKSENGLDGRALSPGKKLCKGSDYSRTLGPCMPSPTTTFGDLRNAKAGQARRRRIPSVAPPPELQDWLRTFQRWSGPEKLLALDELIDRCEPSQIKYMMQVIEPQFQRDFISLLPKELALYVLSFLEPRDLLRAAQTCRYWRVLAEDNLLWREKCREEGIEEPLNLRKRRLLSPGFMYSPWKFAFMRQHKIDMNWRSGELKAPKVLKGHDDHVITCLQFCGNRIVSGSDDNTLKVWSAVTGECVQTLVGHTGGVWSSQMRDSVVISGSTDRTLKVWNADTGECVHTLYGHTSTVRCMHLHGTRVVSGSRDATLRLWDIETGQCLHVLMGHVAAVRCVQYDGHKVVSGAYDYTVKVWDPESESCTHTLQGHTNRVYSLQFDGTHIVSGSLDTSIRVWDVESGNCLHTLMGHQSLTSGMELRDNILVSGNADSTVKIWDIKTGQCLQTLQGPSKHQSAVTCLQFSSKFVVTSSDDGTVKLWDLKTGEFVRNLVALESGGSGGVVWRIRASNTKLVCAVGSRNGTEETKLLVLDFDVDLK; encoded by the exons ATGTTCGCGGGGGAGGAGAAGCGGAAGGACCGGGCGGGGGGTCCCGCCCGGGcccgggctcggccggggcccCGCGGCGCCCCCGAGGGCCCGGGCCGGCCG ggccccgcggcggcggggaagCGGCGGCTGCCGGCGGACTGCGCGGCCGAGACCGGCCGGGACGGCGGGCCCGCGCGGAAGCGGCCCGGGCAGCGGGGACAAGCCG ACGTGCCGGGGGCGGTGTCCGGGCAGCCGtcgcggcggcggagcgggaggCAGCGGAGGAGCGGGCAGAAGGACAAGCAGGCGAAGGAGCCCCCGGCGGACCCCGGGGGGcagccgggcgcggggccggcgtccccggcgctgcccggccggGAAGCGGCTCCGTCGGGCCGGTCGGCGGCTCTGCGGGCGCGGATGGAGCAGCGGCTGCTGGGCGCCCGGTTCCGGTACATCAACGAGCAGCTCTACACCTGCACCAGCCGCGAGGCCGCGCGGCTCTTCCAGAGCGACCCCGACGCCTTCGAGGTCTACCACCGGGGGTTCGCCCAGCAAGTGGGGCGCTGGCCCGAGAACCCCGTGAACCGCATCGTCCGCTACCTGCGGCGCCG gccgGCCTCGCTGGTGGTGGCGGATTTCGGGTGCGGCGACTGCACCCTCGCGAGCAGCGTCAGGAACAAAGTTCACTGCTTCGACCTGGTGCCGCTCAGCCCCCTGGTCACCGTCTGCGACATGGCCAAG GTGCCGCTGGCGGGCGAGTCGGTGGACGTGGCCGTGTTCTGCCTGTCGCTGATGGGCACCAACCTGCAGGAGATCCTGGAAGAGGCCAACCGCGTGCTGAAGCCAGG GGGCACGCTGATGGTGGCCGAGGTGGCCAGCCGCTTCGAGGACACCCGCGCCTTCGTGAGCGCCATGGCCCAGCTGGGCTTCAAAAGCGTCTCCAAG GAGCTGAAGGGCTTCAGCTCGCTCGATGATCTCCTCCACGTCAAAGGCATCACCACCCGCATCCTGGAGCTCAACAGCCAGCGGATGACGTGCAGGAGGAGGCCGAGCAGTGAGGAAGCTGCGAGGGTGAGCCCCGCTCTGCCGGGGGACAGCAAAGCTCCTGTGCCACAG GTGgtggctgaggaggaggaggaggatgtgtcGGGCCCCTGGGAGCCCGAGCGCTCTGGGAAGGGCAGCCCCGGGTCAGGGCCTGAGGCTGACGGCTCCGGCGGGCGAGGGGCACGGGAACCGCTCGGCTCCACGGTCTgcggggagcaggaggaggaggaagaggaggaagaggaagaggggagCTGCTACAGCGAGGAAGGGGAGGATGGTAGCAACGTCTACTTCTATTACACCATCGGGGAGCGCTGGATAGACTACCTGCAGCGGACGGAGGACGGCGGCCTCCTCCGTCACGTCCGGCCCAAG ATGAAGCGGAAGTCGGAGAATGGCCTGGACGGGCGGGCCCTGTCCCCCGGGAAGAAGCTGTGCAAGGGCTCTGACTACAGCAG GACGCTGGGCCCCTGCATGCCCAGTCCCACCACCACCTTCGGGGACCTGCGCAACGCCAAAGCGGGCCAGGCCCGGCGCCGCCGCATCCCCTCGGTCGCCCCCCCGCCCGAGCTGCAGGACTGGCTCCGCACCTTCCAG CGCTGGAGCGGCCCGGAGAAGCTCCTCGCCCTGGACGAGCTCATCGATCGCTGCGAGCCCTCCCAGATCAAGTACATGATGCAGGTGATTGAGCCCCAGTTCCAGAGAGACTTCATCTCCCTGCTGCCCAAGGAG CTCGCGCTCTACGTCCTCTCCTTCCTGGAGCCTCGGGACCTGCTCCGCGCCGCCCAGACCTGCCGCTACTGGAGGGTCTTGGCCGAAGATAACCTGCTTTGGAGGGAGAAGTGCCGCGAGGAAG GCATCGAGGAGCCCTTGAACCTGCGGAAGCGGCGCCTGCTGAGCCCCGGCTTCATGTACAGCCCCTGGAAATTCGCCTTCATGCGGCAGCACAAAATCGACATGAACTGGCGCAGCGGGGAGCTTAAAGCCCCCAAG GTGCTGAAGGGACACGACGACCACGTCATCACCTGCCTGCAGTTCTGCGGCAACCGCATCGTCAGCGGCTCCGACGACAACACGCTCAAGGTGTGGTCGGCCGTCACGGGGGAG TGCGTGCAGACCCTGGTGGGCCACACCGGGGGCGTGTGGTCGTCCCAGATGCGGGACAGCGTCGTCATCAGCGGCTCCACGGACCGGACGCTCAAAGTGTGGAACGCGGACACGGGCGAGTGCGTGCACACGCTGTACGGCCACACCTCCACCGTGCGCTGCATGCACCTGCACGGCACCAG GGTGGTGAGCGGCTCGCGGGACGCCACGCTGCGCCTCTGGGACATCGAGACGGGGCAGTGCCTGCACGTGCTGATGGGGCACGTGGCGGCTGTGCGCTGCGTGCAGTACGACGGGCACAAGGTGGTGAGCGGCGCCTACGACTACACGGTCAAGGTGTGGGACCCCGAGAGCGAGAGCTGCACGCACACGCTGCAGGGACACACCAACCGCGTCTACTCCCTGCAG TTTGACGGGACACACATCGTCAGCGGGTCCCTGGACACCTCTATCCGAGTGTGGGACGTGGAGAGCGGAAACTGCCTGCACACCCTCATGGGGCACCAGTCGCTGACGAGCGGCATGGAGTTACGGGACAACATCCTGGTCTCCGGCAACGCCGACTCCACCGTCAAGATCTGGGACATCAAGACGGGACAGTGTCTGCAGACACTGCAGG GGCCCAGCAAGCACCAGAGCGCCGTCACCTGCCTGCAGTTCAGCTCCAAGTTCGTGGTGACCAGCTCGGACGACGGTACCGTCAAGCTCTGGGACCTCAAGACGGGCGAGTTCGTCCGCAACCTGGTGGCCCTGGAgagcgggggcagcgggggcgtGGTGTGGCGCATCCGCGCCTCCAACACCAAGCTGGTCTGCGCCGTGGGCAGCCGCAACGGCACGGAGGAGACCAAGCTGCTGGTGCTGGACTTCGATGTGGACCTGAAATGA